In Motacilla alba alba isolate MOTALB_02 chromosome 21, Motacilla_alba_V1.0_pri, whole genome shotgun sequence, the following are encoded in one genomic region:
- the CCDC27 gene encoding coiled-coil domain-containing protein 27, which translates to MEADDSQGPALAEAMGQLRQELRKAKDEHKMAIGAISSLQRQMEIQESELRRIRSEKELLQKKLREREVQLQAVSDKYHSLTEEQRQEEAVMMMEKENQSLQEVVTEQEFQLAEQNKLISELQGTVSQLQAEAVTTRLQLLKQKQAQKETQSQFEALQHTELQTRVALELISTKFERFRNKIIQATFSVEGSQDPQAELTDDEVLEAMQKVFNERTEFQQMLKNKGSRTSLLSSDSSTASPARRRKSSRTEKL; encoded by the exons aTGGAAGCCGATGACTCGCAGGGACCAGCGCTCGCCGAAGCCATGGGACAGCTCCGGCAGGAGCTGCGGAAAGCCAAGGATGAGCACAAAATGGCCATAG GTGCCATCTCTTCCTTGCAAAGACAGATGGAGATCCAAGAATCCGAGCTTCGGAGAATCAGATCTGAGAAGGAATTGCTCCAGAAGAAgctcagagagagagaagtcCAGCTCCAAGCTGTGTCTGACAAG TATCACAGCCTGACAGAAGAACAGAGGCAGGAAGAAGCGGTGATGATGATGGAGAAGGAGAACCAAAGCCTTCAAGAG GTTGTTACAGAACAGGAATTCCAGCTGGCTGAGCAGAACAAGCTCATCAGTGAGTTACAGGGGACAGtcagccagctgcaggctgaggcTGTGACCACCcgcctgcagctcctgaagcagAAACAGGCCCAGAAGGAGACCCAGAGCCAGTTTGAggcactgcagcacacagagctgcaaacCAGAGTGGCACTGGAGCTCATCAGCACCAAG TTTGAAAggtttagaaacaaaataatccaGGCTACGTTCAGCGTGGAGGGCAGCCAGGACCCCCAGGCCGAGCTCACGGATGACGAGGTGCTGGAGGCAATGCAG AAAGTCTTTAACGAGCGGACGGAGTTCCAGCAGATGCTGAAGAACAAGGGCAGCAGGACGTCACTGCTCAGCAGcgacagcagcacagcatcgccagcaaggagaaggaaatccTCCAGGACGGAAAAGCTCTGA
- the LRRC47 gene encoding leucine-rich repeat-containing protein 47, with protein MAAAGPWPELEAAARERRRELSLAGAAVAERVAAGGGRLPEALLALPLLQSLELSGCAALRELGPGVAAALPALHTLVLSRNALGPAGLGAGLGGPLPALRLLDLSGNGLEALPAELGGTGGGAGDAAPAFPQLRSLNLSANRLRELGPGLARAAPQLQELLLSGNRLRALPGGLLPAPGPPAPFPLLSRLDAADNEVAELGAEIAALPALKSLDVANNQLRELPAALADCPRLKEANFRGNQLRDKRLEKMVNGCQTKAILEYLRAGGRGKGKAESGREDVRKKKREKQQKKDSGDGEQDEVEEASRLLVKVLHVSENPAPLVVKVSQGVKDVRAFIVCCVLKGVNLKPGNALKRFLTMQTKLHEDICEKRTVATIATHDLLLVKAPLTYDVQPPDELKIVPLGRKEIKAKDLLRQLQLEAEEQRKQKKRQNVSGLHRYLQLLDGKDNYPCLVDAEGAVISFPPITNSEKTKIRKETQDLFLEVTSDTSLQICKDVMDTLILKIAELNRSALENKEGSGSDLESDALCGPGNSNLPLVVEQVRVVDTDGNLKVLYPSKTDLATVSSLLTVIR; from the exons atggcggcggcggggccgtggcCGGAGCTGGAGGCGGCGGCtcgggagcggcggcgggagctGTCGCTGGCGGGCGCGGCGGTGGCCGAGCGGgtggcggcgggcggcgggcggctgCCGGAGGCGCTGCTGGCGCTGCCGCTGCTGCAGTCGCTGGAGCTGAGCGGCTGCGCGGCGCTGCGGGAGCTCGGCCCGGGCGtggcggccgcgctgcccgcgcTGCACACGCTGGTGCTGAGCCGCAACGCGCTGGGCCCggccgggctgggagcggggctgggcgggCCCCTGCCCGCGCTCCGCCTGCTCGACCTGTCCGGGAACGGGCTGGAGGCGCTGCCCGCCGAGCTTGGCGGCacgggcggcggcgcgggggaCGCGGCCCCGGCCTTCCCGCAGCTGCGCAGCCTCAACCTGAGCGCGAACCGGCTGCGGGAGCTGGGCCCGGGGCtcgcccgcgccgcgccgcagctgcaggagctgctgctgtccgGGAACCGGCTGCGGGCGCTGCCCGGAGGGCTCCTgcccgccccggggccgcccgcgCCCTTCCCGCTGCTCAGCCGGCTGGACGCGGCCGACAACGAGGTGGCCGAGCTGGGCGCGGAGATcgcggcgctgccggcgctCAAG AGCCTGGACGTGGCCAACAACCAGCTGCGGGAGCTGCCCGCCGCGCTGGCCGACTGCCCCCGCCTGAAGGAGGCCAACTTCAGGGGCAACCAGCTGAGGGACAAGCGGCTGGAGAAGATGGTCAATGGGTGCCAGACGAAGGCCATTCTGGAGTACCTACGGGCCGGGGGCCGTGGGAAGGGGAAGGCTGAGAGTGGCAGAGAGGACGtcaggaagaagaagagggagaagcagcagaagaaggacagtggggatggggagcaggatgAGGTGGAAGAGGCGAGCAGGCTGCTGGTGAAGGTTCTGCACGTCTCTGAGAACCCAGCGCCTTTGGTGGTCAAAGTGAGCCAGGGTGTCAAAGATGTGCGAGCCTTCATCGTGTGCTGTGTGTTGAAAGGAGTGAACTTAAAGCCGGGAAATGCTCTCAAGAGGTTCCTGACCATGCAG ACCAAGCTGCACGAGGACATCTGTGAGAAGCGCACAGTGGCCACCATTGCCACCCACGACTTGCTGCTGGTCAAAGCTCCTCTGACATATGATGTTCAGCCTCCTGACGAGCTCAAG ATCGTGCCCCTGGGTCGGAAGGAGATCAAGGCGAAGGACCTTCTCcgccagctgcagctggaggctgaggagcagcgGAAGCAGAAGAAGCGTCAGAACGTCTCTGGGCTGCACAG gtacctgcagctgctggatggCAAAGACAACTACCCGTGCCTGGTGGATGCTGAAGGTGCTGTGATTTCCTTCCCACCAATAACCAATAGTGAGAAAACAAAG ATTAGAAAAGAGACCCAGGACCTGTTTCTGGAAGTGACGAGTGATACCAGTTTACAGATCTGCAAGGATGTGATGGACACCCTTATCCTG aaaattgCAGAGCTGAACAGATCTGCCTTGGAGAACAAGGAAGGCTCTGGTTCAGATCTGGAATCAGATGCTCTCTGTGGACCAGGGAATTCGAACCTGCCCTTGGTGGTGGAGCAGGTGCGAGTGGTGGACACGGATGGGAACTTGAAAGTACTTTATCCTTCAAAAACAGACCTGGCCACAGTTTCCTCTCTGCTGACTGTGATCCGTTAG